A segment of the Niveibacterium umoris genome:
TCGGTCACTTTGTTTACCGGTGTCACCACGATGCCCGCGGCAGACAACGCGGCCGCAGTGCCGCGCGTTGCAACCAGCTTGAAGCCGAGTTCAGCCAATTCACGTGCCACTTCCACTGCTTTCGGACGATCGGCCATCTTGACGCTGATGAAGGCCGTGCCGCCGGTCGGAAGGGTTGCGCCCGCCGCCAGCTGGCTCTTGATGAACGCTTCGGCGAAGGTGCGACCGACCCCCATCACCTCTCCGGTCGACTTCATTTCCGGGCCGAGGATCGTGTCCACGCCCGGGAACTTCGCGAACGGGAAGACGGCTTCTTTCACCGAATAATACGGCGGGACCACCTCGCCCTTGACGCCCTGGTCGGCCAGCGTGATGCCCGCCATGCAGCGCGCAGCGATCTTTGCCAGCGGCAGAGAGCAGGCCTTGGAGACGAACGGCACCGTGCGCGATGCACGAGGATTGACCTCCAGTACGTAGACGACCGCATCGTCGCCCTTGCCCTGGATCGCGAACTGGACGTTCATGAGGCCGCACACATTGAGCGCGCGCGCCATCAACTCGGTCTGCCGGCGCAACTCGTCCTGGAGCGTCCTGGAGAGCGTATAGGGCGGCAGCGAACAGGCCGAGTCACCCGAATGCACGCCCGCCTGCTCAATGTGTTCCATGATGCCGCCGATGATGACCTGCTTGCCATCGGACAACGCATCGACATCCACTTCGGTCGCATCATTGAGGAAGCGATCCAGCAGCACCGGCGAGTCGTTCGACACCTTGACCGCCTCGCGCATGTAGCGCTCCAGATCCTTCTGCTCATGCACGATTTCCATCGCGCGACCGCCAAGCACATATGACGGGCGTACGACCAGCGGATAGCCGATTTCTGCAGCCAGTCGCACCGCTTCTTCCGGCGCGCGTGCGGTGCGATTGGGGGGCTGCTTCAGACCAAGGTCGTTGAGCAGCTTCTGGAAGCGTTCGCGGTCCTCTGCGGCATCGATCATGTCGGGCGACGTGCCGATGATCGGCACGCCATTGGCCTCGAGTTCACGCGCCCGCTTCAGCGGCGTCTGGCCACCGAACTGCACGATCACGCCAACCGGCTTCTCAACGGCAACGATCTCGAGAATATCTTCGAGCGTCAGCGGCTCGAAGTACAGCCGGTCGGAAGTGTCATAGTCCGTCGACACGGTTTCCGGGTTGCAGTTGACCATGATGGTCTCGAACCCGTCCTCGCGCAGCGCCAATGCAGCATGCACGCAGCAGTAGTCGAACTCGATGCCCTGGCCGATCCGGTTCGGGCCGCCGCCCAAGACCATGATCTTCTTGCGATTGGTCGGTTGCGCCTCGCACTCATCCTCGTAAGCCGAGTACAAGTAGGCCGTTTCGGTCGCAAATTCAGCCGCGCAGGTATCCACACGCTTGAATACCGGACGCACGCCGAGCGTATGCCGTTGCAGGCGGACGCTGGTTTCGTCAGTGCCCAGCAGCTTGGAGAGCCGGCGATCGGAGAAACCCTTGCGCTTCAGATCGCGCAATTCCGGCGCGAGCAAGGACTTGAGCGAACGGCCGACGAGCGACTTCTCGGTCAGCACGATGTCCTCGATTTGCGCGAGGAACCAAGGATCGATCTTCGTCAGGGCGTGAACCTGCTCCTGCGTCATCCCTTCGCGGAAGGCCTGGCCGACGTACCAGATGCGTTCAGCACCCGGATTGGCCAGTTCGCTTTCGAGTTCTTCGCGATCGCACTCGACTTCGTCCAGGCCGTAGGCGCCGGTCTCCAGACCGCGCAAGGCCTTCTGGAACGATTCCTGGAAGGTGCGGCCCATGGCCATCACCTCGCCCACCGACTTCATCTGAGTGGTCAGGCGGTCGTTCGCAGCCGGAAACTTCTCGAACGCGAAGCGCGGAATCTTGGTGACGATGTAGTCGATCGACGGTTCGAACGATGCCGGCGTGGCGCCGCCGGTGATGTCGTTCTTCAATTCATCCAGCGTGAAACCTACCGCCAGTTTCGCGGCGATCTTGGCGATCGGGAACCCGGTCGCCTTGGAGGCCAGTGCGGACGAACGCGAGACGCGCGGGTTCATCTCGATCACGATCAGGCGGCCGTCTTTCGGATTGACCGAGAACTGCACGTTCGAACCGCCGGTATCCACGCCGATTTCGCGCAGTACCGCGATCGACGCGTTCCGCATGATCTGGTACTCGCGGTCGGTCAGCGTCTGCGCAGGTGCAATGGTGATCGAATCACCCGTATGCACACCCATCGGGTCAAGGTTTTCGATCGAGCACACGATGATGCAGTTGTCGTGCTTGTCGCGCACGACCTCCATCTCGTATTCCTTCCATCCGAGCAGCGACTCTTCGATCAACAACTCGCGGGTTGGCGAAAGATCGAGCCCACGGGTGCAGATTTCGACGAATTCCTCGATGTTGTAGGCAATGCCGCCGCCCGTGCCGCCCATCGTGAAAGACGGGCGGATGATGGCCGGGAAGCCCACGGTCGCCTGAACGGCCATCGCCTCTTCCATCGAATGGGCAACGCCGGATCGGGCCGATTCCAGACCGATCTTGGTCATCGCCTGCTTGAACTTCTGACGGTCCTCGGCCTTGTCGATAGCATCGGGTTTGGCGCCGATCATCTCGACCTTGTACTTTTCGAGTACGCCGTTATGCCAGAGATCTAGCGCGCAGTTCAGCGCTGTCTGGCCGCCCATCGTCGGCAGAATCGCGTCCGGGCGTTCCTTCTCGATGATGCGTTCGAGCACCTGCCAGGTGATCGGCTCGATGTAGGTCACATCGGCCATGCCCGGGTCGGTCATGATCGTTGCCGGATTGGAGTTCACCAGGATGACGCGGTAACCCTCGTCACGCAGGGCCTTGCAGGCCTGTGCGCCGGAATAGTCGAACTCGCACGCCTGACCGATGACGATCGGGCCTGCGCCGATGATCAGGATGCTCTGGATGTCTGTACGCTTGGGCATGTCTTTTCACCACCGGGGCGAGGCGCACCACCCGAAGGTCGCGCGCCGGAGGAAATCACTTCTTGGCTTGCTCGAGGAAGCCGACGAAACGGTCAAACAGGTAGGCCACGTCGTGCGGGCCCGGGCTGGCTTCCGGGTGACCCTGGAAGCACAGTGCCGGACGATCCGTCCAGGCCAAGCCCTGCAGACTGCCGTCGAAGAGCGACACATGCGTCACCTTCACGTTGGCCGGCAGCGTGGCCGGGTCAGCGGCAAAGCCATGGTTCTGGCTGGTGATCAGCACCCGGCCCGAATCAAGATCCTTGACCGGATGGTTCGCGCCGTGGTGGCCGAACTTCATCTTCATGGTCTTTGCACCAGCCGCCAGCGCCATCAACTGATGCCCGAGGCAGATGCCGAAGGTCGGAATCTTGCGGTCGAGGAATTCGCGGATTGCGGCGATCGCGTAGTCGCAAGGCTCCGGGTCGCCCGGGCCGTTCGAGAGGAACACGCCATCGGGGTTGAGCGCCAGCACGTCGGCCGCAGGCGTCTTCGCCGGCACCACGGTGAGCTTGCATCCGCGCTCTGCCAGCATGTGCAGTATGTTGCGCTTGACGCCAAAGTCGTAGGCGACGACGTGGAAGCGGGCCGATGCCTGTTCGCGAAATCCCTCACCGAGGCGCCATTCGCCGCGCGTCCACTCGTAGCGCTCAGCGGTCGTCACGACCTGCGCAAGGTCCATTCCAGCAAGCCCGGGGAAACCGCGCGCCTCAGCGACGGCCGCGTCGGCATCAATCGACTCACCGACGTCAGCAGTGACGATACAACCGGCCTGCGCACCTTTTTCGCGCAGGATTCTCGTCAGTTTCCGCGTATCGATGCCGGCAATCGCCACAACGCCCTCGGCCTGCAGGTACGCATCGAGAGATTGTTCGGCACGGAAGCTTGACACCCGCAACGGCAGGTTCCGCACGATCAGGCCCGCGGCATAGGTGCGCGAGGCTTCGCAGTCCTCACGGTTGACGCCGGTATTCCCGATGTGGGGGTGTGTCAGCGTGACAATCTGGCGACTGTAAGAGGGGTCGGTCAGGATTTCCTGATACCCGGTAATGGCGGTATTGAAAACCACTTCACCGACGGACTTTCCGACGGCGCCGATCCCCTTGCCGTGGAACACCGTACCATCGGCGAGCGCGAGCAAGGCTGGGGGAAATGCTGTCACAGCGGACTCCCTGAAACTATCGCAATATTCCGGAATTCTGAGCGAGCGCCGGAACCGGCGCCGGACATGAAAAACGGGATTCGCCGCATGGCGCATCCCGCTCTCAATTGATCATCAAATTGTAGCAATTTCCCACGCCCCGGGCAAACACCTTCGTCGATTACGGACGGGATCAGGCGCCGTGTTCACGTCGCAAATAACTCGCCAAACGATCCAGCTCGGGGATCAGGTCGGCCAGGCGCGCCAGTGATTCCGGCCCTTTTTGCGCCCTTGCCGCAATCTCGAGTTTGAGCGCAGCATCGGCCACCGTAGCGGCACCGAAGATGCCGGCCGAGGATTTGAGCGAGTGCGCACCGCGAGAAAGCACTTCCCAGTTGGAAACTTCTGCCGCACGCAGCAGTTCCGCCCTGGAACGCCCGTAGTCCTGAAGGAACACGCCAATCAGCATCTGCACTGCGGCCTCGTCGCCTTCAAGGGTGTCCCGCGTCTGGTCAAGATCCGCCACGTCTCCGCTGCTCACGAATGGATCTCCCTCGATCTCGGTTCTGGAGCCGTCGTAATACTCTTCCGTCACGGTTTCCTTGCGCACCACCCGTTTCAAGGCCGCGAAAAGTTCGGCGGGCTTGAGTGGTTTCACCACGTAATCGTCCATGCCCGCTTCAAGGCAGCGATTGCGATCGGCAGGCATGGCGTGCGCCGTCATCGCAATGATCGGAATCGACTCAAGCAGCCCGGTGCCCGCCCAGCTTCGTCGCGCCTCGCGGGCGCGAATTGCACGGGTCGCCTCGATGCCACCCATGACCGGCATCTGCACATCCATCAGGATCACGTCGAAATTCTCGCGATCGAAGTACTCCACCGCTTCGGCGCCATTGTTGGCCAACTGCACCCGGTGCCCGGCGCGCTCCAGCACCTTCTGCGCCACTGCCTGGTTTACCGGGTTGTCTTCGACCAGCAGGATCTCAAGTGGCTCGGCGCGCGCTTCGGTAGCGGCGCTGGCGGCAGCGAGATCGAATTCCGCCAGCGAGAAACCGCTGCTGCCATCAACACCGAAGGCCAGCAGCGCGGCATCGACCAGATCGCGTCTCGAAAACGGTTTCACCAAGTGGGCACGAGACCCGAGTCGCCTGCAACGGTCAGCGTCCTCACGCTGATTGACCGTATTGAGGAGCATGACAAATCGTTCGCACGACGCCCCAAAATCGAAGAATCGGGAGGGCAGCGAGAAGCCGCCGGGGTCCGGCAAAGCCGCATCAACCAGCATCAGGTCGTAGTAGGCATTTGCGTCGACGGCAGCTTTGAGCGCCGCTTGGGCCGACTCCACCGACGAAACCCAGGTGACTGGCAATCCCGCAGCACCAAGCCAACCGTGGATGCAGCGGGCCAGGGTGCGGTTCTCGATCACAAGAAGGGCGCGGCGACCAAGGAACTCGGGGCGGGGCGCTTGCGCGGCAGGCTCCTCGACGATTTCGGCGCGCAAGGTAAAGCGGAAGCAGCTGCCCTGCCCTGGCGTGCTTTCGACCGACAAACGCCCATCCATCAGTTCGACCAGGCGGCGCGAAATGGCCAAGCCGAGACCGGTACCGCCGAACCGTCGCGTCGTGGAGGTATCGGCCTGCGAGAATTCATCGAAGATCGTCTTGTGCTTCTCCGGCGGAATCCCGATCCCGGTATCTCGCACGAGGAACTCGATGCGGGCGAATCCGCCTTCACGCTCGAGCACCCGTACGCCGACTTCGATCTCCCCCTTTTCCGTAAATTTGATCGCGTTACCCACGAGATTCAACACGACTTGCCGCAAGCGCCCCGGGTCGCCCTTGAGCCGCACCGGCACATCGTCCGCGATGTTGGCGATCAGTTCGAGCCCCTTCTGGTGGGCACGCAAGGCAAGCGCCTTGATCGAATCCGCCACTGCATTGAACAGCGCGTACTCGATTACCTCCAGATCCATCCGCCCCGCCTCGATTTTCGAGAAGTCGAGGATGTCGTTGATGATCGTGAGCAGCGCCTCGCTCGATGATTTCACGGTCTCCAGATAGCCGCGCTGCTCATCATCCAGCTCGGTATCCAGCGCGAGCTCGGTCATGCCGATGATGCCGTTCATCGGCGTTCGGATCTCGTGGCTCATGTTCGCCAGGAAATCGCTTTTCGCGCGGTTGGCGGCCTCGGCCGCCTCCTTGGCGTTGAGCAGTTCCAGCTCGAAACGCTTGCGCTCGGTGATGTCGCGGTGGGTCCCCACGACGCGCACCGCCCCACCCGCCTCATCACGCTTGACCACCTTGCCGCGGGCGAGAATCCATTTCCACTCGCCCGCTTTGGTACGCATCCGGAATTCGGACTCATACTCGGAAGCACCTTGCAGCAGGTGGGCGACCAGGCGTGCCTGCGCAGCCGGCAGATCGTCCGGGTGCACCATTGCCTTCCACGCTTCGAAGGTCGGTTCGATTTCCTCCAGGGCATATCCGAGCATCGCCGCCCAGCGCGAGCTGAAATGCGCCGCACCTGAAGCAATATCCCAATCCCAGATTCCGTCTTCCGAGCTATCGAGTGCCAGCTTCAGGCGTTCTTCGGTGACGCCCAGCAACAAGGACGCACGACGACGCTCGTTAACCAGCGCGCTGAGCGAACTCGCCAGTTCGGTGACATCAAGCCGCGCGACGGCATCTTCACCGCGGGTATCGCCGAGTCCGCTCAGAGCGTCACGCAACGCGTCGAGCACCTTCTGCTGCGCCGTGCTTTCCTCTCGCAAGCGATCGTTCGCATCGAGCAATTCGCGAGACGAGAGTTCCAGACTGCGCGTCCGCAAAACCAGATCGCGTTCGTACTGCTGGTAGGTGCTCTCGACCATCGCCATCAGATGGCCAAGCCCGCTCGCCAATTCGCCCGCGGTACGCTGCTCCTGGGCGATCACGCCCAACAGCGCCTGCGGCGAATCAACGCCAAAGGCCCGACGCAGTTGCCTTGCCAGCAAAGGGCTGGTCAGGGTCGTGCGTACAGGGTTGCGATGGTCATCGTCTGGTTGTGCAGCTTGCATTCGGTGGTATCGAGAAATGGGCTGATTTCGCCGTTGGAATAGAAGCCGCACAGGGTGCCGGCTGCGCCGAGGACATCTCCGACCGCTTCGACCTCTTCGTCGACACGGTCACCCATCACCAGTTTGCGGCCAACGCAACTGACCAGAATCGACAAGCAGGTGCGATCGGAAGCGTCGGCGCGAGACGCGGCCTCGGCCGCCGCGGCCGCGCCCTCAACCAGCGCATCGGTGCGGGCATGCATCATCTGCATGAAGCCGTGCTCGTCCACGTCGCCGGCGAGAATGAGCGCGCCCTCCCCTTCATGAACACCAAGGATCGTGCGTATCAGCCCGACCTGTGCGCGCTCGGAATTGACCATCGAAAACGGGAAAAGCAGACCCGAACCGGGGAGCTCATCGGCATAGGTGCCGAGATAGCGTTTGTAGATCGCCAGCGCCGACTCGCCGTCGAGTTCATAGAGCACGTTGCCCTCGGCGCGCGTCACCCGGCGCATCGGGCCGAAGGGTTGCCAGCCGCCAAAACTGCCGTGCCCGACTTCGAAAACCGCCCGGCTCAACCCCACCGCAACGACTTCGCGGTCGCCCTCTGCTTCGTTGCTGAGCACGAAGGTGCGGGTGAATGTGCCACGATCGCCTGCGAGGCCACCGCAAACCGGCACTTCCGGGCTCAATGCGTTCCGCACACCTCGGATAAGCGCACTGCCGTTGACGTCGACGCCGGGCGCAAACAGCAGCACAGCCGCGAACGGCTCTGCACCCAACAGTTTTCCAATGCGAGTGCCTGCCGGCTCCGAATCCTCCATGCCTTGGAGGCGGGTACGCACTGCGGTGACAGCGCCGGCACCCGTTTTGACCGCTGTGACGACGATGCTGCCATCGGAAACGCCACGCAAGGATATTTCGCCGGCGGTGGAACACCCGCACAACACGGCCGAGGGAAAAACCGACCTGAG
Coding sequences within it:
- a CDS encoding FIST signal transduction protein — its product is MQISQAVLSARDWNETSLAGLQALAPDWVLVFADVDAFDGHLHTRLRSVFPSAVLCGCSTAGEISLRGVSDGSIVVTAVKTGAGAVTAVRTRLQGMEDSEPAGTRIGKLLGAEPFAAVLLFAPGVDVNGSALIRGVRNALSPEVPVCGGLAGDRGTFTRTFVLSNEAEGDREVVAVGLSRAVFEVGHGSFGGWQPFGPMRRVTRAEGNVLYELDGESALAIYKRYLGTYADELPGSGLLFPFSMVNSERAQVGLIRTILGVHEGEGALILAGDVDEHGFMQMMHARTDALVEGAAAAAEAASRADASDRTCLSILVSCVGRKLVMGDRVDEEVEAVGDVLGAAGTLCGFYSNGEISPFLDTTECKLHNQTMTIATLYARP
- the carB gene encoding carbamoyl-phosphate synthase large subunit, with product MPKRTDIQSILIIGAGPIVIGQACEFDYSGAQACKALRDEGYRVILVNSNPATIMTDPGMADVTYIEPITWQVLERIIEKERPDAILPTMGGQTALNCALDLWHNGVLEKYKVEMIGAKPDAIDKAEDRQKFKQAMTKIGLESARSGVAHSMEEAMAVQATVGFPAIIRPSFTMGGTGGGIAYNIEEFVEICTRGLDLSPTRELLIEESLLGWKEYEMEVVRDKHDNCIIVCSIENLDPMGVHTGDSITIAPAQTLTDREYQIMRNASIAVLREIGVDTGGSNVQFSVNPKDGRLIVIEMNPRVSRSSALASKATGFPIAKIAAKLAVGFTLDELKNDITGGATPASFEPSIDYIVTKIPRFAFEKFPAANDRLTTQMKSVGEVMAMGRTFQESFQKALRGLETGAYGLDEVECDREELESELANPGAERIWYVGQAFREGMTQEQVHALTKIDPWFLAQIEDIVLTEKSLVGRSLKSLLAPELRDLKRKGFSDRRLSKLLGTDETSVRLQRHTLGVRPVFKRVDTCAAEFATETAYLYSAYEDECEAQPTNRKKIMVLGGGPNRIGQGIEFDYCCVHAALALREDGFETIMVNCNPETVSTDYDTSDRLYFEPLTLEDILEIVAVEKPVGVIVQFGGQTPLKRARELEANGVPIIGTSPDMIDAAEDRERFQKLLNDLGLKQPPNRTARAPEEAVRLAAEIGYPLVVRPSYVLGGRAMEIVHEQKDLERYMREAVKVSNDSPVLLDRFLNDATEVDVDALSDGKQVIIGGIMEHIEQAGVHSGDSACSLPPYTLSRTLQDELRRQTELMARALNVCGLMNVQFAIQGKGDDAVVYVLEVNPRASRTVPFVSKACSLPLAKIAARCMAGITLADQGVKGEVVPPYYSVKEAVFPFAKFPGVDTILGPEMKSTGEVMGVGRTFAEAFIKSQLAAGATLPTGGTAFISVKMADRPKAVEVARELAELGFKLVATRGTAAALSAAGIVVTPVNKVTEGRPHIVDMIKNNEISLIINTVEEKRQAIADSRSIRTSALAAKVTIQTTIEGARAACIGIRHLSEMTPYALQALHAELA
- the carA gene encoding glutamine-hydrolyzing carbamoyl-phosphate synthase small subunit; amino-acid sequence: MTAFPPALLALADGTVFHGKGIGAVGKSVGEVVFNTAITGYQEILTDPSYSRQIVTLTHPHIGNTGVNREDCEASRTYAAGLIVRNLPLRVSSFRAEQSLDAYLQAEGVVAIAGIDTRKLTRILREKGAQAGCIVTADVGESIDADAAVAEARGFPGLAGMDLAQVVTTAERYEWTRGEWRLGEGFREQASARFHVVAYDFGVKRNILHMLAERGCKLTVVPAKTPAADVLALNPDGVFLSNGPGDPEPCDYAIAAIREFLDRKIPTFGICLGHQLMALAAGAKTMKMKFGHHGANHPVKDLDSGRVLITSQNHGFAADPATLPANVKVTHVSLFDGSLQGLAWTDRPALCFQGHPEASPGPHDVAYLFDRFVGFLEQAKK
- a CDS encoding hybrid sensor histidine kinase/response regulator, which encodes MQAAQPDDDHRNPVRTTLTSPLLARQLRRAFGVDSPQALLGVIAQEQRTAGELASGLGHLMAMVESTYQQYERDLVLRTRSLELSSRELLDANDRLREESTAQQKVLDALRDALSGLGDTRGEDAVARLDVTELASSLSALVNERRRASLLLGVTEERLKLALDSSEDGIWDWDIASGAAHFSSRWAAMLGYALEEIEPTFEAWKAMVHPDDLPAAQARLVAHLLQGASEYESEFRMRTKAGEWKWILARGKVVKRDEAGGAVRVVGTHRDITERKRFELELLNAKEAAEAANRAKSDFLANMSHEIRTPMNGIIGMTELALDTELDDEQRGYLETVKSSSEALLTIINDILDFSKIEAGRMDLEVIEYALFNAVADSIKALALRAHQKGLELIANIADDVPVRLKGDPGRLRQVVLNLVGNAIKFTEKGEIEVGVRVLEREGGFARIEFLVRDTGIGIPPEKHKTIFDEFSQADTSTTRRFGGTGLGLAISRRLVELMDGRLSVESTPGQGSCFRFTLRAEIVEEPAAQAPRPEFLGRRALLVIENRTLARCIHGWLGAAGLPVTWVSSVESAQAALKAAVDANAYYDLMLVDAALPDPGGFSLPSRFFDFGASCERFVMLLNTVNQREDADRCRRLGSRAHLVKPFSRRDLVDAALLAFGVDGSSGFSLAEFDLAAASAATEARAEPLEILLVEDNPVNQAVAQKVLERAGHRVQLANNGAEAVEYFDRENFDVILMDVQMPVMGGIEATRAIRAREARRSWAGTGLLESIPIIAMTAHAMPADRNRCLEAGMDDYVVKPLKPAELFAALKRVVRKETVTEEYYDGSRTEIEGDPFVSSGDVADLDQTRDTLEGDEAAVQMLIGVFLQDYGRSRAELLRAAEVSNWEVLSRGAHSLKSSAGIFGAATVADAALKLEIAARAQKGPESLARLADLIPELDRLASYLRREHGA